From the genome of Anopheles merus strain MAF chromosome X, AmerM5.1, whole genome shotgun sequence, one region includes:
- the LOC121595283 gene encoding larval cuticle protein 1 gives MFRFVLLSTLLVAATAQYNGGYHRDPKTAAILSEQRYQSGDGKFGAAYTQEDGTDFKEETDEQGNRRGSYSYVDPTGQRRTISYVAGKNGFQASGDHLPVAPPAPPQPAPQPQYQPQPQYQPQPQYNGGRSYDDDGQYDPRWNDPNFSQNQYSAPAPAPAPAPVHNYHAAPVAPVAPVPQYNQHNYAPQPQAAPAWTTTPAPHRFQPPGKLQLNRTPDGYSYTFNKV, from the exons ATGTTCAGATTT GTGCTCCTATCAACGCTGCTGGTCGCCGCGACGGCCCAGTACAACGGTGGCTACCACCGCGACCCGAAGACGGCCGCCATCCTGAGCGAGCAGCGGTACCAGTCCGGGGACGGCAAGTTCGGTGCCGCCTACACGCAGGAGGACGGTACGGACTTCAAGGAGGAGACGGACGAGCAAGGTAACCGCCGCGGCTCGTACAGCTACGTCGACCCGACCGGCCAGCGACGCACCATCTCCTACGTGGCGGGCAAGAATGG CTTCCAGGCGTCCGGTGACCATCTGCCGGTAGCGCCGCCAGCACCGCCACAGCCGGCCCCGCAGCCCCAGTACCAGCCGCAGCCGCAGTATCAGCCGCAGCCGCAGTACAACGGTGGCCGCagctacgacgacgacggccagTACGATCCGCGCTGGAACGACCCCAACTTCAGCCAGAACCAGTACTCGGCCCCGGCCCCTGCCCCTGCCCCGGCCCCGGTCCACAACTACCATGCTGCCCCGGTGGCTCCGGTCGCGCCCGTGCCCCAGTACAACCAGCACAACTACGCCCCGCAGCCCCAGGCGGCCCCGGCCTGGACTACTACGCCCGCACCGCACCGCTTCCAGCCGCCAGGCAAGCTGCAGCTGAACCGAACTCCGGACGGCTACAGCTACACCTTCAACAAGGTTTAG